From Candidatus Neomarinimicrobiota bacterium, the proteins below share one genomic window:
- a CDS encoding dockerin type I domain-containing protein — GDLLFDTMGDVNYDYQTDISDLIRLISIILGNLTASEYQLEVGDLNQDELVTIADILLLVDHILQ; from the coding sequence GGAGACCTATTGTTTGACACAATGGGTGATGTTAATTACGACTACCAGACCGATATTTCTGACCTGATCCGGTTAATAAGTATCATTCTAGGCAATTTAACTGCTTCAGAGTATCAATTGGAAGTGGGTGACCTGAATCAGGATGAGCTGGTGACTATTGCTGACATATTGTTACTGGTTGACCATATCCTGCAATAG